The proteins below come from a single Leptotrichia sp. oral taxon 223 genomic window:
- a CDS encoding DUF5105 domain-containing protein has product MKAKILILLSMLLFVVSCGTHPAQKDFEEKMKIIQSGDMSKFGKAEGNINAILENFSKVYGEGMKKITYKVNKVESKGNIATINVTIKAPDLTSYIGELQTRLSERMSKAMPKNNEDLQKEVMQVGKEFFNEKFNSKDLKYSEKTLDVKYVKNGKDWIISDENEEFFKMITFGLAN; this is encoded by the coding sequence ATGAAGGCAAAAATTTTAATTTTACTAAGTATGCTTTTATTTGTAGTAAGCTGTGGAACTCATCCTGCACAAAAAGATTTTGAGGAAAAAATGAAAATAATCCAATCAGGAGATATGTCAAAATTTGGCAAAGCTGAAGGAAATATTAATGCTATTTTAGAAAATTTTAGCAAAGTATACGGTGAAGGAATGAAAAAAATAACTTACAAAGTCAATAAAGTCGAGTCAAAAGGAAACATTGCTACAATAAATGTTACTATAAAAGCTCCCGATTTAACTTCATACATAGGTGAACTTCAAACTAGGCTCTCTGAAAGAATGTCTAAAGCTATGCCAAAAAATAATGAAGATTTACAAAAAGAAGTTATGCAAGTTGGAAAAGAGTTCTTTAACGAGAAATTTAATAGCAAAGATTTAAAATATTCAGAAAAAACGCTGGACGTAAAATATGTAAAAAATGGTAAAGACTGGATAATAAGTGACGAAAACGAAGAGTTTTTCAAAATGATTACATTTGGACTTGCTAATTAG
- a CDS encoding FAD-dependent oxidoreductase, whose product MDFSLNLGALDEGKLVKIDENKLYDVTVVGSGPAAVSAAIYAARKGLNVAMVGVKIGGQILDTNEIENIIGTVSTTGAKFAETLEKHLKEHEIAFKEGHLVKEIKEDGKDKILVTDDGKSYKTKTVIVATGAKPRSLNIPGEAEYVGKGVHYCSTCDGPFYKGLDVAVIGGGNSGVEAALDLSGIAKSVTLIEFMPELKADKILQEKLAEQSNIKTILNSATVRVNGKEFVESIVYKSRETNEEKTLNVEGMFVEIGLSPRSEVVKGLVETNKIGEIVINPENNLTSVAGIFAAGDVTSIRQKQIIIAMGEGAKAALGAFEYLITKY is encoded by the coding sequence CTTTAGATGAAGGGAAATTAGTAAAAATTGATGAAAATAAACTTTATGATGTGACTGTAGTCGGATCTGGGCCTGCAGCTGTTTCTGCAGCAATTTATGCGGCTAGAAAAGGGCTTAATGTGGCGATGGTTGGAGTGAAGATTGGTGGACAGATTCTTGATACAAATGAAATTGAGAATATTATCGGAACTGTTTCTACAACTGGAGCTAAATTTGCTGAAACATTGGAAAAACATTTAAAAGAACATGAAATTGCATTTAAGGAAGGTCATTTAGTAAAAGAGATAAAGGAAGATGGAAAAGATAAGATTTTGGTAACTGATGATGGAAAAAGTTATAAAACAAAAACAGTTATTGTAGCAACTGGAGCAAAACCTAGAAGTTTGAATATTCCTGGAGAAGCTGAATATGTTGGTAAAGGAGTGCATTACTGCTCAACTTGTGACGGGCCTTTCTATAAAGGGCTGGATGTGGCTGTAATTGGTGGGGGAAATTCAGGTGTGGAAGCGGCACTGGATTTGTCTGGAATTGCAAAATCAGTTACATTAATTGAATTTATGCCAGAATTAAAGGCTGATAAGATTTTACAGGAAAAATTGGCTGAACAGTCAAATATAAAAACTATTTTAAATTCTGCAACAGTTAGAGTTAATGGAAAAGAATTTGTAGAAAGTATTGTTTATAAAAGCAGAGAAACTAATGAAGAAAAAACGTTGAATGTGGAAGGTATGTTTGTGGAAATTGGGTTGTCACCAAGAAGCGAAGTTGTAAAAGGCTTGGTTGAAACAAATAAAATTGGAGAAATTGTAATTAATCCTGAAAATAACTTAACTTCTGTGGCTGGAATCTTTGCAGCGGGAGATGTTACTAGCATTAGACAAAAACAAATAATCATCGCAATGGGAGAAGGTGCAAAAGCGGCACTTGGAGCATTTGAGTATTTGATTACAAAATATTAA